A single Methylomonas koyamae DNA region contains:
- a CDS encoding ParM/StbA family protein, translated as MFVLGLDIGYSNVKLAFGDQLAPPTTKLFPAGAAPVEHLPQAIDRASDTLRVTLDGVAWGAGISVSKLSNWNRALHQDYTNTSSYKALFYAALLSSERSVIDVLVTGLPVSQWQDRSARQALANQLKGVHQITPKRQVAVEQVHVVPQPTGAFVEQLFTTQDRRLSDGRVLVIDPGYFSVDWVLLNEGEIVSASSGTSLEAMSVLLDKTSELICDDHGGKLTPEKIEDALRSGSSNVLLLGQEVILQDYLAAAAQSISMIALEAMKQSLRREKGSVDIVLLAGGGASLYQNATKEFFPLNPIFTPSQPTLANALGFFYFGRG; from the coding sequence ATGTTTGTACTCGGTTTAGATATTGGTTATTCGAACGTTAAGCTCGCATTCGGTGATCAACTTGCACCACCAACCACAAAATTATTTCCCGCCGGGGCTGCACCCGTTGAACACTTGCCCCAAGCAATCGATCGGGCGAGCGATACTTTACGTGTCACGCTCGACGGCGTCGCGTGGGGCGCTGGCATAAGTGTCAGCAAACTGAGCAATTGGAACCGTGCTCTACATCAGGACTATACAAACACCTCCTCTTACAAAGCGCTGTTTTATGCCGCCTTACTATCATCCGAACGTTCTGTTATCGACGTCTTGGTTACAGGTCTCCCAGTATCACAATGGCAAGACAGGTCAGCGCGGCAAGCATTGGCCAATCAGCTCAAAGGTGTTCACCAAATTACCCCGAAACGGCAAGTCGCTGTAGAACAGGTTCACGTCGTTCCGCAGCCAACCGGCGCCTTCGTCGAACAACTATTTACGACGCAAGACAGACGTTTAAGCGATGGCCGGGTATTAGTGATCGACCCAGGTTATTTTTCGGTGGATTGGGTGCTATTGAACGAAGGTGAAATTGTTTCTGCGTCGTCCGGAACCAGCTTAGAAGCTATGTCAGTGTTGCTAGACAAGACAAGTGAATTGATTTGCGACGACCATGGAGGCAAATTGACCCCTGAAAAAATTGAGGATGCTTTAAGATCCGGAAGCAGCAATGTGCTCTTGCTAGGCCAAGAGGTCATTCTCCAGGATTATTTGGCCGCGGCTGCACAATCGATCTCGATGATCGCATTAGAAGCCATGAAACAATCTCTCCGCCGAGAGAAGGGTTCTGTTGATATCGTCTTACTGGCCGGTGGTGGCGCATCCCTTTATCAGAACGCAACTAAAGAATTTTTCCCCTTGAACCCCATCTTTACGCCATCGCAGCCAACACTTGCCAACGCGTTAGGCTTTTTCTATTTCGGGAGGGGGTGA
- a CDS encoding Ig-like domain-containing protein produces the protein MADLTRSEYKKLLALIITTGFSSLVVADTAAVKSEILVTPTTIKPDANRIIRFAVGVNNVPSPGLSSFALDVAFSGPINLVQTLQNLPSLPLPADKITCSASLNPGAPSETVVPNVLTQLQSGLGDFFLGGKGAGTLLALKNEFGGSSARYAFGLGGDLSTISPKTGAGSLIEFRCMAGTNFPNNGQITVTPKLIPGNAGALFLFGQGSPIDSNLVDGVIRLADIGSAPVAHNDELNSRVGETLNIDVVANDTDTEDGIPAGELLVKSSPGNGSVSVINRQIRYVPNTTFKGRDSFTYAVKDSQGLESNTATVQVHVGAINSPPRATDDQVSTQEDSAVSVALLANDEDPDQDGLALESIGSVSNGSLSVNGGTVTYTPKPNYHGVDSFSYTVNDGRGGVSSATVQITVVSVNDLPLATPDQASTSEDQPVTVSVLGNDSDVDNDLLGITAVTQGSHGSVEISGGQLTYRPDGDFFGNDSFQYTVSDGHGGMAQANVSVTVTPLNDAPVAVIRVPKHQEINQAIIVDGTESFDVDKDALSFQWTLTPPTGSKAKLNLQNTVSPLLTPDLPGDYRLKLVVTDANGTSNSAESSFNAADPLQGNIAPNALIASLPKQVPVNTLLDLDGSPSFDPDSSPNPQLGFAWKIITTPSGSSSKINSNNQVQSGLIPDVEGEYTLELSVSDGAKQSTSQAKFYASSANVAPVADAGNDQVVSKGSPVLVRGLDSYDADDAANRLSFNWSLVRAPTGSNVANVLQAIAHSGELNLTPDLAGDYLFRLDIADPNGNVDFDQVLLNVRLAGDLDFDNDVDTNDLNLFKNSPTDINKDGVINVLDYRAATLLCTRPKCATQ, from the coding sequence ATGGCTGACTTAACTCGCAGTGAATACAAAAAACTGCTGGCTCTGATCATAACAACAGGTTTCTCCAGCCTGGTTGTAGCGGACACAGCCGCAGTCAAGTCAGAAATTCTGGTAACGCCCACCACAATAAAGCCGGACGCCAATCGAATAATACGTTTTGCGGTCGGGGTTAACAATGTACCTTCGCCCGGGCTATCCTCATTTGCCCTTGACGTGGCATTTTCTGGACCGATAAATCTTGTTCAAACGCTACAAAATCTTCCGTCATTACCACTTCCTGCCGACAAAATTACGTGCTCTGCGTCTTTGAATCCCGGAGCGCCCAGCGAGACTGTCGTCCCCAATGTGCTTACGCAGCTTCAATCCGGCTTGGGCGACTTTTTCCTCGGCGGCAAGGGCGCTGGGACCTTATTGGCGCTAAAAAATGAGTTTGGCGGTAGCAGTGCTCGATATGCCTTCGGTCTGGGAGGGGACTTGTCGACTATCTCGCCAAAGACTGGCGCTGGATCGCTCATAGAGTTTCGTTGCATGGCAGGCACGAACTTTCCCAATAATGGGCAAATCACGGTGACTCCTAAGTTAATTCCCGGTAACGCAGGCGCTCTTTTCCTGTTCGGGCAGGGGAGTCCGATTGATAGTAATCTCGTTGATGGAGTGATCCGTTTGGCGGACATAGGAAGCGCTCCCGTCGCCCACAATGATGAGCTTAACTCTCGCGTTGGCGAAACTTTGAACATAGACGTGGTGGCCAACGATACCGATACCGAAGACGGCATTCCTGCTGGGGAATTGTTGGTGAAGTCGTCTCCCGGCAACGGTAGCGTTAGCGTCATTAATCGTCAGATTCGCTATGTACCGAATACAACCTTCAAAGGCCGCGACAGTTTTACGTATGCGGTAAAAGATAGCCAAGGCCTCGAATCCAACACGGCTACGGTACAAGTCCACGTCGGTGCGATAAACAGCCCTCCGCGGGCCACTGACGATCAAGTCAGCACGCAAGAAGATTCGGCGGTGTCAGTGGCACTATTGGCTAACGATGAGGATCCTGATCAAGATGGGTTGGCTCTGGAGTCGATCGGTTCAGTCAGTAACGGTTCGCTCTCGGTCAATGGCGGGACTGTAACCTATACGCCAAAGCCGAATTATCACGGCGTTGACAGCTTCAGTTATACCGTAAACGATGGAAGAGGCGGCGTCAGTTCCGCTACGGTTCAGATCACTGTTGTCTCGGTGAACGATTTGCCTTTAGCCACGCCGGATCAAGCCAGTACCAGTGAGGATCAGCCTGTAACGGTTTCCGTGCTTGGTAACGACTCGGATGTCGACAATGACCTACTGGGCATTACGGCAGTAACTCAAGGCAGCCACGGTAGCGTAGAAATTTCCGGTGGCCAGTTGACTTATCGTCCAGACGGCGATTTCTTTGGTAACGATAGTTTCCAATATACCGTTTCGGATGGACACGGGGGAATGGCTCAAGCCAATGTTTCGGTAACGGTGACGCCGCTGAACGATGCCCCTGTCGCCGTGATCCGGGTACCTAAACACCAAGAAATCAATCAAGCGATCATCGTCGATGGAACGGAGTCGTTTGATGTCGATAAGGATGCCTTGAGTTTCCAGTGGACGTTGACACCACCGACTGGAAGTAAGGCCAAGCTGAATCTGCAGAACACGGTTTCACCATTACTGACGCCAGACCTACCGGGCGATTATCGGCTCAAGCTGGTCGTGACCGATGCCAACGGTACCAGCAACTCCGCTGAATCGTCATTTAACGCGGCAGACCCGTTGCAAGGCAATATCGCCCCTAATGCGCTTATCGCGTCATTGCCGAAACAGGTACCGGTTAACACCTTGCTCGACTTGGATGGATCGCCCAGCTTCGATCCGGATAGCTCACCCAATCCGCAACTGGGATTCGCGTGGAAAATCATAACAACCCCTTCGGGCAGCTCCTCCAAAATAAACTCCAATAATCAGGTTCAAAGTGGTTTGATTCCGGATGTGGAAGGCGAGTACACCTTGGAATTGTCGGTGTCTGACGGTGCCAAACAATCCACCTCGCAAGCAAAGTTCTACGCATCTTCCGCTAACGTCGCTCCCGTCGCCGATGCCGGAAATGACCAAGTCGTTTCCAAAGGTTCGCCGGTACTGGTTCGGGGACTGGATAGCTACGACGCTGACGATGCCGCAAATCGCTTGTCGTTTAATTGGTCATTGGTTAGAGCTCCGACAGGAAGCAATGTGGCTAATGTGCTCCAGGCTATTGCCCACAGTGGCGAGTTGAATCTTACCCCCGATTTGGCGGGCGACTACCTTTTCCGCCTGGATATTGCCGACCCCAACGGCAATGTTGACTTCGATCAAGTGCTACTGAATGTCAGATTGGCTGGCGATCTGGATTTCGACAACGATGTCGATACCAACGATTTAAACCTCTTCAAAAACTCGCCGACCGACATCAATAAGGACGGCGTGATCAACGTACTCGATTACCGCGCCGCAACGTTACTATGCACAAGGCCCAAGTGCGCAACACAGTGA
- the mobI gene encoding conjugative transfer protein MobI(A/C) codes for MAVFNSGKEGEAMVETGSCNLTGTVAYHHYQTPPEVCAWIFKQLDQLREQASLIIEQYTDNYSGLVRTIVGVDRYPLGIKLEPMTNDRFAVTWGIGKWEQNKFVQTRKFNLQSNRFRIYYIDDYLVEAPIELKSLANETENKIERIRKLQHYLLKIIAHIVRYESTSSYGNDDITQSILKERGQGSENICMPLNQSDRQSCNEVNKWIINQRAILHKEAEYYVTYYWSNNRKSVALEYPSISLGLRIKNNRSNSISIEWFEAKFVGKRVFEKKRFKKPRNINTYTILEKIIMSEPEWFAQLVRDTEEELVRIRKMICILSGIKETLLNYQNIDCS; via the coding sequence ATGGCAGTTTTCAACTCAGGCAAGGAAGGTGAGGCCATGGTCGAGACGGGATCCTGTAACTTGACCGGGACGGTTGCATACCATCATTATCAAACTCCGCCCGAAGTATGCGCGTGGATATTCAAGCAGCTTGACCAGTTGCGTGAACAGGCCAGTTTAATCATCGAACAATATACGGACAACTATTCTGGTTTGGTTAGAACAATTGTGGGCGTCGATCGTTATCCATTGGGTATTAAGCTAGAGCCAATGACAAACGATAGATTCGCTGTTACATGGGGTATCGGTAAGTGGGAACAAAACAAATTCGTTCAAACGAGAAAATTCAATCTACAAAGTAATCGATTTCGTATTTATTATATAGATGATTATTTGGTCGAAGCACCCATAGAGTTAAAGAGCTTGGCGAATGAGACGGAAAATAAAATCGAGCGCATCAGAAAGCTGCAGCATTATTTGCTAAAAATTATTGCTCATATTGTTAGATATGAGTCAACCTCTTCTTATGGTAATGATGATATAACCCAGTCGATCTTAAAAGAGAGGGGGCAAGGTTCTGAAAATATATGCATGCCATTGAATCAAAGTGACAGGCAATCATGTAATGAAGTTAATAAATGGATTATCAATCAGAGAGCAATTCTTCATAAAGAGGCAGAATATTACGTGACTTATTATTGGAGCAACAATCGAAAGAGCGTCGCCTTAGAATATCCGTCAATTTCGCTTGGACTTAGGATAAAAAACAATCGCAGCAACTCGATTAGCATAGAGTGGTTTGAGGCCAAATTTGTTGGGAAAAGGGTATTCGAAAAAAAACGGTTCAAAAAGCCGCGAAACATTAATACTTATACAATTTTAGAAAAAATAATTATGTCTGAGCCGGAATGGTTTGCACAACTTGTTCGGGACACAGAAGAAGAACTGGTTCGAATCAGGAAAATGATTTGCATTCTATCCGGCATAAAAGAAACATTATTGAATTACCAAAATATTGACTGCTCGTAA
- a CDS encoding transglycosylase SLT domain-containing protein has translation MRKLLLILYLVSLSANAYSNALINSNWGKIAAEKGLDPFELYAVSLMESSKYSANNTITPWPLAINAAGTAIFPRNRGDALNTLARELEKGITSIDVGLMQINIKWNGYRVSDIRNLFDPEVNLRVGADILAEAIRSEPHNKTLGLGRYHAGYGNEPDRLARAYAYGRRISLIANKLRKYFGD, from the coding sequence ATGCGGAAATTGTTACTTATCTTGTACCTAGTTTCTTTGTCAGCTAATGCTTACTCGAATGCACTGATAAACTCGAATTGGGGAAAAATTGCCGCAGAAAAAGGGCTAGACCCCTTTGAATTGTATGCCGTATCATTAATGGAGTCATCGAAATACAGTGCAAATAACACCATAACACCATGGCCATTGGCCATCAACGCAGCGGGAACGGCTATTTTTCCGCGAAACCGTGGGGACGCTTTAAATACCTTAGCACGTGAACTCGAAAAAGGAATTACATCGATTGATGTCGGATTGATGCAGATAAATATTAAATGGAACGGCTATCGTGTCAGCGATATTAGAAATCTATTCGATCCAGAAGTTAACCTTCGGGTCGGCGCCGACATACTAGCTGAAGCCATTCGCTCGGAACCGCATAACAAAACTCTCGGATTAGGTCGTTATCATGCAGGTTATGGCAACGAGCCCGATCGACTGGCACGCGCATATGCCTATGGAAGAAGAATATCGTTAATTGCCAATAAGCTTAGGAAGTATTTTGGAGACTAA
- a CDS encoding FlhC family transcriptional regulator, whose protein sequence is MSHNDKAITVFNRHELALTMIRAGFRTSIVFIHTQLSKLLLRRLYKELHLKSPSSGLLSSSAYVLSNRRNQLYATLFMRIYSELNGQQKNSVDVRIVIDSWDIFKTLVPKYNELDIHPKSINEAWTLTRDFRCETNYFETCPKCSQQYLACDDSRLAKKCPFCNSSN, encoded by the coding sequence ATGAGCCACAACGACAAGGCGATTACGGTTTTCAATAGACATGAATTAGCTCTCACAATGATTAGAGCAGGTTTTCGGACGTCTATCGTATTTATTCATACACAATTATCAAAACTGTTGCTGCGAAGACTTTACAAAGAATTGCATTTGAAATCACCAAGCTCTGGGTTGCTGTCATCATCTGCCTATGTCCTGTCCAATCGCAGGAACCAGCTCTACGCAACCTTATTCATGCGAATATACTCAGAATTGAATGGACAACAAAAAAATTCTGTGGACGTACGGATTGTGATCGACTCCTGGGATATTTTTAAAACGCTGGTACCAAAATATAATGAGCTCGATATACATCCTAAATCGATCAATGAGGCGTGGACATTGACAAGGGACTTTCGATGTGAGACAAATTATTTTGAAACCTGTCCTAAATGTAGTCAGCAATATTTGGCCTGCGATGACAGCCGACTAGCGAAAAAATGCCCGTTTTGCAATTCATCAAATTAA
- the cas1f gene encoding type I-F CRISPR-associated endonuclease Cas1f, with protein sequence MQQLTELKTILHSKRANIYYLEKCRVMQKDGRVLYLTEAKDENLYWNIPIANTTVILLGTGTSITQAAIRMLASAGVLVGFCGGGGTPLFSGCEIEWLTPQSEYRPTEYVQGWLQFWFDDAQRLAVAKTFQQARIDYIRKVWSKDRDLQAENIFVDDSAIAAALDGYATQIEQAGKVGDLLQREALLTKQLYRCAAKATQHNDFSRDHDASDLANGFLNHGNYLAYGLAATTLWVLGIPHGFAVMHGKTRRGALVFDVADLVKDAIVLPWAFVCAKEKMSEQEFRQQILQKFTDHKALDFMFEQVKRQALISSLPEGEG encoded by the coding sequence ATGCAGCAACTTACAGAATTAAAAACAATCCTCCACTCCAAACGCGCCAACATCTACTACCTGGAAAAATGCCGGGTCATGCAAAAAGACGGCCGCGTGTTGTATCTAACCGAGGCCAAAGACGAAAACCTGTATTGGAACATCCCGATCGCCAACACCACGGTGATCCTGCTCGGCACCGGCACCTCCATCACCCAGGCGGCGATACGCATGCTGGCCAGCGCCGGCGTGTTGGTCGGCTTTTGCGGCGGCGGAGGAACACCTTTGTTTAGCGGCTGCGAAATCGAATGGTTGACGCCTCAAAGCGAATACCGGCCCACCGAATACGTGCAGGGCTGGCTGCAATTCTGGTTCGACGACGCGCAACGCTTGGCGGTCGCCAAAACCTTTCAGCAAGCTCGCATCGACTATATCCGCAAGGTCTGGAGCAAGGACCGCGACCTGCAAGCCGAAAACATCTTCGTCGACGACAGCGCCATAGCCGCCGCGCTGGACGGTTACGCCACGCAAATCGAGCAAGCCGGCAAGGTCGGCGACCTGCTACAACGCGAAGCCCTGTTGACCAAACAACTCTACCGCTGTGCCGCCAAGGCTACTCAGCACAACGACTTCAGTCGTGACCACGACGCCAGCGACCTGGCCAACGGCTTTTTAAACCACGGCAACTACCTGGCTTACGGCCTGGCCGCGACCACGTTATGGGTGTTGGGCATCCCGCATGGCTTCGCAGTGATGCACGGCAAAACCCGGCGCGGCGCGCTGGTGTTCGACGTCGCCGACTTGGTCAAAGACGCTATCGTCCTGCCCTGGGCCTTCGTCTGCGCCAAGGAAAAAATGAGCGAGCAGGAGTTCCGCCAACAAATCCTGCAAAAATTCACCGACCACAAAGCGCTGGATTTCATGTTCGAGCAGGTCAAGCGGCAAGCACTTATTTCCTCTCTCCCTGAGGGAGAGGGTTAG
- a CDS encoding flagellar transcriptional regulator FlhD, translating into MTEEIEAFNLKLLLFIRESMTDDQSNKLKILLGLDNETARLIRSISIGEVITLSKSGFLLFSPRINCDGFRKILESKEPDPKTLIDIINSNG; encoded by the coding sequence ATGACGGAGGAAATCGAGGCGTTCAACCTAAAGCTTTTATTGTTCATTAGAGAGTCCATGACTGATGATCAATCTAACAAATTGAAGATTTTACTTGGATTAGACAATGAAACAGCAAGGCTAATACGCAGTATCAGTATTGGAGAAGTAATTACTTTATCTAAATCAGGATTTTTGTTGTTCTCTCCTCGAATAAACTGTGACGGATTTAGAAAAATATTGGAATCAAAAGAGCCTGATCCAAAAACACTAATAGATATTATAAATAGTAATGGATAG
- a CDS encoding cohesin domain-containing protein codes for MSRLSMITASAIALALTAFNASAAKLSVDMVPGGDVDQNLVITDNPTFSVDILISDISDLAGFEFNLDFDGGLISADSITSGNLFGADTWPITSQINANSISFSETTFAAGLDITSPAILATINFKAIGPGSSNLTLSSVVLSDSLAASIASFDTQNGNVYLAPVPLPPTFLLFATGCAWIAGKSRLRTKSTPIQS; via the coding sequence ATGTCAAGACTTTCGATGATAACCGCCTCCGCAATAGCGCTGGCATTAACAGCTTTCAACGCCTCTGCCGCCAAACTGTCGGTAGACATGGTTCCCGGAGGCGACGTCGATCAGAATCTTGTCATCACGGATAATCCAACCTTTAGCGTGGACATCCTGATATCGGATATCAGCGATCTGGCCGGCTTTGAATTCAATCTTGATTTTGATGGTGGGCTTATTTCCGCGGATTCCATCACCAGCGGCAATCTTTTCGGCGCCGACACCTGGCCGATAACCAGCCAAATCAATGCGAATTCGATCAGTTTTTCCGAGACCACCTTTGCGGCTGGTTTGGATATTACTTCGCCTGCGATACTGGCAACCATCAATTTTAAGGCGATCGGTCCGGGTTCCAGCAATCTGACGTTGTCGTCTGTGGTTTTGTCGGACTCGCTCGCCGCGAGTATCGCCAGCTTTGATACCCAAAACGGCAATGTTTACCTTGCTCCAGTACCTTTGCCCCCAACATTCTTGCTCTTTGCAACCGGATGTGCCTGGATAGCGGGTAAATCGCGATTACGCACTAAATCGACACCGATCCAGAGCTGA
- the cas3f gene encoding type I-F CRISPR-associated helicase Cas3f has protein sequence MMVTFVSQCQKKALARTRRVLDAFANRIGDNTWQTVITEEGLFAVKTLLRKTATKNTAVACHWLRSRSRSELVWIVGNRRCFNAEGIVPVNRSQKTLPTFQPEHQWLYLPLIKALAVMAALLHDWGKATLCFQRKLQVKQPPDPLRHEWVSLLLFRALIQDANNDSTWLQRLAEGVWDETPLMSAAGQNVKKPLQKLPDGAGLLAWLIVTHHKLPDLTWDNAKQWRGEPVETLQQALGIITADWGYRNEGDDKQCFQFPQGLLRQSQPWLEQLQTAANKLLKCLPLLEQVMHNGEYRWVLHFARLSLMLGDHQYSSQAADPQWRQTVALYANTDADGQPKQWLDEHLVKVAQCSATLARRLPRLESEPPAAYDLKKLQQKSSDPRFRWQDQAVAAIQRWRTESAQTTPRYGFFAVNMASTGCGKTLANAKIMRALSPDGDSLRYVLALGLRTLTLQTGDEYRERIGLDNGELAVMIGSQAVSDLHRQTQEDSPLGSESAVSVGENNDIDFDIPEQALSVLGTLWTNRAGQVDSRKQKLLYAPVLACTIDHLMAATETARGGRHILPSLRLLSSDLVIDEIDDFDGDDLVAIGRLINLTAMLGCKVMISSATITPALAEGYFNAYQAGWRLFAAAREAKPAIGCAWFDENDNRVAAFPLDAIETYRAEHQAFIAKRCTFLQNTKLNPPRRIGELIEVAKPEAGANDIETAYFSNIQAAVIRQHRRHASADPHNGKRVSFGVVRMANIPPCIALTRYLAHSTDWPADVDIRIMAYHSQQVLLLRHSQEKHLDQVLKRVEPAAVYENPAIRRHVDACQAENLIFILVATPVEEVGRDHDFDWAVVEPSSYRSIIQLAGRVLRHRQQLPDAPNIGLLQYNLKALKQADNVPAFRRPGFESTENMLQSHDLSRLIPSEQLAAINAIPRIRQSQELQPTANLADLEHHCIRQLLNDYSATGPEALQGWLSGHWWLTALPQRLKPFRRQDPQQTLFDVPDQDGEFRFVEKLPQGGINPIENSYKIQRVALTSMEQQRWWLWRDYSELLEEQAERHGWSREYAALYYGEINVRISDTDRQRQTQFNYCEQLGIWRDGGD, from the coding sequence ATGATGGTCACCTTCGTCAGCCAATGCCAGAAAAAAGCCCTGGCCCGCACCCGTCGCGTCCTCGACGCCTTCGCCAACCGCATCGGCGACAACACCTGGCAAACCGTCATTACCGAAGAAGGCCTGTTCGCGGTCAAAACCCTGCTGCGCAAAACCGCCACTAAAAATACGGCGGTAGCCTGCCATTGGCTCAGGTCCAGGAGTAGGAGCGAGTTGGTTTGGATCGTGGGAAATCGGCGCTGTTTTAATGCGGAAGGCATCGTGCCGGTCAATCGCAGCCAAAAGACCTTGCCGACGTTCCAGCCGGAGCACCAATGGTTGTATTTGCCGCTGATCAAGGCGTTGGCGGTCATGGCGGCGCTGTTGCACGATTGGGGTAAGGCGACGCTGTGTTTCCAACGCAAATTGCAAGTTAAGCAGCCGCCCGATCCGTTGCGGCACGAGTGGGTATCGCTATTACTGTTTCGCGCGTTGATCCAAGATGCCAACAACGACAGTACGTGGTTGCAGCGGCTGGCCGAGGGTGTTTGGGATGAAACACCACTCATGTCGGCGGCCGGCCAAAACGTAAAAAAGCCGTTGCAAAAACTACCGGATGGTGCCGGATTGTTGGCTTGGCTGATCGTCACGCATCACAAATTGCCGGATTTGACTTGGGATAATGCCAAACAGTGGCGCGGCGAGCCAGTTGAGACATTGCAACAAGCCTTAGGCATCATCACCGCCGATTGGGGTTATCGCAACGAAGGTGATGACAAGCAATGCTTCCAATTCCCGCAAGGGTTGCTAAGACAATCGCAACCCTGGCTTGAACAACTGCAAACCGCCGCCAACAAGCTGTTGAAATGCCTGCCGTTGCTGGAACAGGTCATGCACAACGGCGAATACCGCTGGGTGTTGCATTTTGCCCGGCTCAGCTTGATGTTGGGCGATCATCAATATTCGTCGCAAGCCGCCGATCCGCAATGGCGGCAAACGGTTGCGCTGTATGCCAATACCGATGCCGACGGCCAGCCCAAACAATGGCTGGACGAACATCTGGTCAAGGTTGCGCAATGCTCGGCCACGTTGGCGCGGCGCCTGCCGCGCCTGGAAAGCGAACCGCCCGCCGCTTACGATTTAAAAAAGCTCCAGCAAAAAAGCAGCGATCCGCGATTTCGCTGGCAGGATCAAGCCGTCGCGGCGATTCAGCGTTGGCGAACGGAGAGCGCCCAAACCACGCCGCGCTACGGCTTTTTTGCGGTCAACATGGCAAGCACCGGTTGCGGCAAAACCTTGGCCAATGCCAAAATCATGCGGGCGTTATCGCCGGACGGCGATAGCCTGCGTTACGTGCTGGCCTTGGGATTACGTACGTTAACCCTGCAAACCGGTGACGAATACCGCGAACGCATCGGGCTGGATAACGGCGAATTGGCTGTGATGATCGGCTCGCAAGCGGTCAGCGATTTGCACCGCCAAACACAAGAAGATTCGCCACTGGGTTCCGAATCGGCAGTATCGGTAGGCGAAAATAACGACATCGATTTCGATATTCCGGAGCAGGCGCTCAGCGTGCTCGGCACCTTGTGGACCAATCGCGCCGGCCAGGTCGATAGCCGAAAACAAAAGCTGTTGTATGCACCGGTACTTGCCTGCACCATCGATCATTTGATGGCCGCTACCGAAACCGCGCGCGGCGGCCGGCACATCCTGCCGAGTTTGCGTTTATTGTCGTCGGATTTGGTGATCGACGAAATCGACGATTTCGATGGCGACGACCTGGTGGCAATTGGCCGCTTGATTAATTTGACCGCCATGCTGGGTTGTAAAGTGATGATCTCGTCGGCCACCATTACCCCGGCTTTGGCCGAAGGCTATTTCAATGCCTATCAAGCCGGCTGGCGCTTGTTCGCCGCGGCTCGCGAAGCCAAACCGGCTATCGGTTGCGCTTGGTTCGACGAGAACGACAACCGGGTTGCCGCGTTTCCGCTTGATGCTATCGAAACCTACCGCGCCGAGCATCAAGCCTTCATCGCCAAGCGTTGTACGTTTTTACAAAACACCAAACTTAATCCGCCCAGACGCATAGGCGAACTGATTGAAGTCGCCAAGCCAGAGGCCGGAGCCAACGATATTGAGACGGCTTATTTTTCGAACATTCAGGCTGCTGTCATCCGCCAACATCGGCGCCACGCCTCGGCGGACCCTCACAACGGCAAGCGTGTTTCGTTCGGCGTGGTGCGGATGGCCAATATTCCACCGTGCATCGCGCTGACACGCTACTTGGCGCATTCGACCGACTGGCCGGCCGATGTGGACATCCGCATCATGGCCTACCACAGTCAGCAAGTGTTGCTGTTGCGACACAGCCAGGAAAAGCATCTGGACCAAGTCCTCAAACGCGTTGAACCGGCAGCGGTTTACGAAAACCCAGCGATACGTCGGCATGTCGACGCGTGCCAAGCCGAAAATTTGATTTTCATCCTGGTTGCCACACCGGTCGAGGAAGTCGGGCGCGATCACGACTTTGATTGGGCGGTGGTCGAGCCGTCGTCCTACCGCTCCATCATCCAGTTGGCCGGGCGAGTATTGCGGCATCGCCAACAGCTCCCGGATGCGCCGAATATTGGCTTGTTGCAATACAACCTGAAGGCGCTGAAACAGGCTGACAATGTGCCGGCGTTTCGCCGGCCAGGCTTCGAATCCACGGAAAACATGCTGCAAAGCCACGATTTATCCAGGCTGATTCCGTCCGAGCAGTTGGCGGCCATCAACGCGATTCCGCGCATCCGTCAATCCCAAGAATTACAGCCAACCGCCAATTTGGCCGATCTGGAACACCATTGCATCCGGCAATTGCTGAACGATTATTCCGCGACAGGGCCGGAAGCCTTGCAAGGCTGGCTGAGCGGCCATTGGTGGCTGACGGCCTTGCCGCAACGGCTGAAGCCGTTTCGCCGGCAAGACCCGCAACAAACCCTGTTCGATGTGCCGGACCAAGACGGTGAGTTTCGATTTGTCGAAAAACTTCCTCAAGGTGGTATCAATCCGATCGAGAATAGTTACAAAATCCAGCGCGTTGCGCTAACTTCAATGGAGCAACAGCGTTGGTGGCTATGGCGTGACTATTCCGAGTTATTGGAGGAACAGGCGGAACGCCACGGCTGGAGTCGTGAATATGCCGCGCTGTATTACGGCGAAATCAATGTGCGGATCAGCGATACCGACCGGCAACGGCAAACGCAGTTTAATTATTGCGAACAACTAGGGATTTGGCGGGATGGCGGCGACTAA